DNA sequence from the Salvia splendens isolate huo1 chromosome 19, SspV2, whole genome shotgun sequence genome:
GGCGGAGCCAACAAGGCTCCACCCCAAGCCTAGCCACCAACTAATTAAACCCCACAACTTGCTCATATAAACAACATGCTCAATGTCATGACTATCATTTGGGTCATGATaggaaaacaacaaaaatgtgcacatataaacaattatatattaatggtatttatacagttatgtgtttatatatatttttgtataATTGAATACATAATTATATATTGGTCAACATGTATGtttcttttattaatttgttaCTAAAATACAGTAATAGGTTGAAAGTGCATGATTCTTATAGGTTTGAGAAATACCTTTCTGGCCATGAGAATAAACAATTTAGTATACTTCTATCTTGTGCGGAtgatgtttttgtgatgaaCCTGCACAAAACAAATTATCTTACTATGTCAATGTTGACACATTCTTTCATCGGAAATTGAGAATATATCTTAAAGCTATTTGGAAATTGGATGGTTCTGTATTGTAGCAATATAACATATAAACTATTACATTTATTATCTGCAATATATTTAAACATGGTCATGCTTTATAAAATGAGTAAAATAAGTAAATGTTAACTCAAATAATAGATGACTTATTTAagctttttaaaattaaaagatCTGAAAAATTAACAAAGAGATTAACACATTCTACATTAAAATTAAGTTACCAAGAGAACAATTACTATATAATTCTAAAACCTAAACTGAAAGTGCTATGCTAGTTCAACCCATAAGTCTTTAGTACAATAAGAAGTacagtaattaataatttatgcaTTAACTTTGAACTTAATTTTAAGATCCTTATTCAAAATGCTGAAACATCAATAAATATCTTCATAATTGTACTAGAAGTGAATGGGAGACATATAGGTGGGTGGAGGGGTCGACATACTAGAACTGAATGTTAAatctttttattctttatttaattatgcGACTTATGCATGCCTTTCAAtgcaaaaaacaaaatacaacaaCGAAAAATATAACTATTTTGATAATAAGCTAATAATCATTAAGAATTAAGGTTATAATAAATTCTCCAAAGCTAAAATTTTCCTTCCTTCCTTTTTCAACAAAAATGtgttaaattcttttatttctaTCTAATTGTTCGACTTGTGCCTTTCTTTCTATGCTAAAACCAAAATATAACAACGAAAAGTATAACTATTTTgtcataattattttatttttcaaatctGCAATGTCTAATATTTAtccatattaaaaataaaaaaaagtatgtGTAGCATTTAATTTAACACATATTGACTTTATGAGTTGACTatgtaaaaagtaaaaattactACCCATTTAACTAAAGTACtgaagcaatcaaataatataattctAAAGtcataataatcaaataatatgaaaaaatagTATCATTCTTGGCAATCATCATCCATCATCAAGTATTTTTAAGTGTGCCATACTCTAATTGTTCAGTTTGTGTTTAAATTATCTCTTCGATGGTCGTTAATGTTGTATAGACAGAAAAAATACTTTACACATAAAATGGGTATTAATTGGGTATTCGAATACACCTCCAATACCcgatatttcaaaatttattttatccaaaCCCATAACCAACCCGGTAAAATCAAATATCGGGTATCCAAACCCAATACCcgatatttcaaaatttattttatccaaaCCCATAACCAATCCCGtaaaatcaaatatcatatatcCAAACCCAATACCCGatatttcaaaatttctttTATCCAAACCAGTAAAATCAGATATCGGGAAAGGGCAAACCCAACCCGATATTCGTATTTCCACCCCTTGGTGGGTGGGCCCCATGAGAAAATTATGAAGCAGTTAAATTTTTGTCCCAATAATCATAGTAATGGGCTTTATTTTATGCAAAATATGACAGTACACACTTAACATACCGTGGGCACGGCGCTAGCGACAGAAGCAATTTCAACAGCCTTAGCTCCCTCCCTCACACTCCAAATCCAAAACTGTGACACAAAAACCAACTTtacataagaaaataatgtcATAACCAGATTCCACTATTATTAATCTACGAGTAAAGTTAAAATTTGATACGCCAGAATACAGATATGGTCCAAAAGTTCAAGAAAATAATGTCAAAACCAAATTCCACTATTATTTATCTACAAGTAAAGTTAAAAATTGATACACCAGAATACAGATCTGGtccaaaaattcatttttattattgtagatTCAGTCCTTTTTTTTGTTGGAACCATCAATTTCTAACGGTCAGCGTCCAATTGTAATATCAATGCTCTAAATTATAATTAGAGTAAAAGGTTAATTTTGGTCCTAATTgtattttgaagaaaatatttatcGTAATATCAATGCTCTAAATTATAATTAGAGTAAAAGGTTAATTTTGGTCCTAACTATATTATCAAAATACGGATTTactccaaaacattcactttttgaaaaacaggtccataacaaatggaAAATATCGACGAAGTAGTCCTTCTTTTTTTGGTCACATGTTTATGATCAAAACTGACATTTActcttataataataataataataataataataataataataataataataataattatgtcGCTGATTGAAAAATTGACATTTTGCATAAAATATGTGTAAAAGACAAAAGAATAAATCTGAAAACATGGAGTATTGTACTATTGTTTAGCATAGAAGGATAAAATTAATTGTCCATAAAATATactgtataaaataatttttgtgCAAAACTAGTTACTATATGATATGATAGTATTGCACATGGCTTGACTGATTTTTTAGTAAAATTAATCGTACCgatttaatttctaattttaattctttTCTATAATCCATTTGTTTGATTGAAAAAGAGAATTGTATGATTCCAAAAGTCATTTTTTGTAACCCTAGTTTAAGTCCAAAATATACATCAAATCTGCCCTTGTTATTTCACATGTGACACGTTCCTGTAGTAGATTCCATGTAGTCCTGTTCCTGTAAGAAACACATAAGTCAAATGAACTGAAGTTGATCATTTCATGTTGTAAGCATATGAAAAGGTTGTCAATGATAGTATTAGATAATACGCATAAGCAGTGGCGAAGCCAGAATTTTAAAGTTGGGGGCAACTTACTCTTCGTGGttgtgatatatttttttctttcttcatcaacaaaaaattaatgcaaCCTAAGTGGAGACTTCGAGAAAGATGGATAATATGTGCAaaataactttaaaattgaaGTTACTGGAGCAAAAACTAAGGATAAGACTAAATAAAAGGAACTTTGTGAAGCTAAAAcgaacaaaatataaaatatcctaagctaaaaataaacaaaatataaaaaatcctGATCATTGTGGCTTATGGGATTCGAACATTGAATCTGATAGAAAAGGGCAAACCCCAATCAACCACTTGAGTTAGGCATCCACCTTTGTCATATTGATAtaagtatatataatatagtaaataatgaaattGGTGGGGGAGCATGGGCACCTTTGGCCCTCCACATAAGCACAGCAATCAATAAAAGTACATAATCAGAACATCAAATATAATGATCAACTATAATGAGATTTACTGTGAGGTCATATAGGTAAAAGTTAACCAGGCACCAATATTTCGACCCTCGGGCACTTATCAGAGATGAGTTTTTGCAATAAAAGTGGCTATTTTTGCTAAGAAATTGGTCTCAGCAGTAAAAATATGGTCTAAGCTTTTTTTTTAACAGCTTAATTCTGTGAAGAGTTAATTTGAACTGTGTACCTCCAGAGACCATACACTGACTATCTTATCGCCCCCTACACAAAAGACAGAACATACATAAAGAATCAATCTTACACATGCATATGTAgctaaaattgagaaaaacgggGACCACAAAGACAAATAGTACATGATTCCCTTTAAAGCATATATATGAATAAGCGAACTATTGTCATAGGTGGTCAGAACATCTAGGACTTGTTTATATAATTCAACCATGAAAAAATCTTATTTATCAATTAGTATTGTGTATAAtccaaatcttcaaagcatATTCATATGGACTTAGTATCAGCCTTCCCCTTTCAGGTGAGATCAACCCAGCTAGGTAATAAACTCGAAACATATCACCAAATCAAAAGAAACAGACAATGATCAGACCCTATTTATTCACAGTAAGCTATACCCTTTATGAGATTTTCAGGGGTGGGAGCACATGGCAATCAATCCAAATGATATGAATCTAAACATCAATTTGAGAGTGTTCTTTAGTAGTATGTAGATAAACATGTCGTAGCAGGTTGCAATGTGAATTTAAACACCAATTTGATTAGTGATGAAACCAAGATGACCTTTCACTTCTAGACATTTGAAATCACCACGAGTGATCCCATCAACTACATCTCCTTCAACCCTCAATCTCGCATCATCCCTCTCAgcctcttcttctcccttcGAGCCATGGCCCGTTCCATCAACCATGCAGCATACATCACCTAGTACTATATAACCACCcgattcttgattcttgttcTCATTTTTCAAGGTGAATCCAATATCACACTGAGGTTTAACAACCAGCCCCCTCAAGCATTTCCATAGCTCAGTTGCAAGAGGCCGATGGCCAGGTTCTAACCCCAGACATCTGCACAAAACATCCAGCAACGAAGCAAAATCCGATCCCAGTCTGCTCTTCAATAACGCAGAAACTTTCCCCATCCAGGCTAGGTACAAACCATCATAATCACAACCCTTTTCGTCTTTAACAGCATTAACCACATAATGCAAGAACGACTCCATTTCTTCCTCAAAAGAGCTTCCAACAAGAACGCAAACCAGCAAAGACGCAAGTGACCAAACATCTGAAACAGGACCGACTTTAGACACATTTCGCGAATCCAACTCAAACCCCGCCTTCACAAATAACTGCAACAACACCTCAGGACAAAGAAACACAGCGTTATGCTCCAAGAACATATCTTTCAAACCAAATTCCACATTCTTGCTCACTCTCCTACCGCTTTTCAAAACCTCGCTTAAGTCTACACACACCCGACCAAAATCATCGAAACCGAGACAATTCAAACTCAGGTAACCAACAGTTAGCCCCTCTAAATGCAAGCGCATCAAAATCTCACATATCTCTACACCAACCACTCCCCAAAACCTAATTTCATCAGCAATGAGCCTCTCCTCTTCATCCTTCCTTCTATTGAAAACACAATCAATAAAGCTAGACGAAGCAAGCTTCTGGCAAACAATGTACACGCTCCTATCCTCCTCATTACACCAAAACCCAAAGGCCTTCCCCAAACTACTCACTCTAAAACAAGCTTTAAAAACAACCCCCAATTTATCCCTCTCATCTTCTCCCATCCCCCACAAAAAAGTCAGAATTCTCGACTCATAGCTTGGCTTGATTATCTCAGAATCATCCTCACCCCCCATAAAAATCCCAACTTTAATCAGACCCACATGATCATTCTCGCTAAAAACACACCCCACCACACGATCACTCTCAAAACACCACAAAACCTTTCCATCCAGAGGCCTCCCACCAATCAAAATACAGTCTTTTGGGAGTATCCATCTCCCCCATTTGCAATAGAACTCGTAAGGCCACGGCTTCAAAACAGATGGAGAATAAACCGATTCTGCGCCTTTAAAATCCGGCGGAATTGGTGTCTTCTCCTCGAGGGGGCGGGTGCGCTGGAGGAGGGAGGAGAAGTAGAGGAGGTCGAGATTCTTGGGGAGCGAAGAGAGGGAATTGGGCAATTTGAGGAGGAGGGTGCAGACGGTGCAGCGGATGGTGTTGGGAAATGG
Encoded proteins:
- the LOC121780146 gene encoding uncharacterized protein LOC121780146 is translated as MQVNDPPPEPQECPVCLQLYDATAAIPRVLSCGHTTCEVCLKLLPRPFPNTIRCTVCTLLLKLPNSLSSLPKNLDLLYFSSLLQRTRPLEEKTPIPPDFKGAESVYSPSVLKPWPYEFYCKWGRWILPKDCILIGGRPLDGKVLWCFESDRVVGCVFSENDHVGLIKVGIFMGGEDDSEIIKPSYESRILTFLWGMGEDERDKLGVVFKACFRVSSLGKAFGFWCNEEDRSVYIVCQKLASSSFIDCVFNRRKDEEERLIADEIRFWGVVGVEICEILMRLHLEGLTVGYLSLNCLGFDDFGRVCVDLSEVLKSGRRVSKNVEFGLKDMFLEHNAVFLCPEVLLQLFVKAGFELDSRNVSKVGPVSDVWSLASLLVCVLVGSSFEEEMESFLHYVVNAVKDEKGCDYDGLYLAWMGKVSALLKSRLGSDFASLLDVLCRCLGLEPGHRPLATELWKCLRGLVVKPQCDIGFTLKNENKNQESGGYIVLGDVCCMVDGTGHGSKGEEEAERDDARLRVEGDVVDGITRGDFKCLEVKGTGLHGIYYRNVSHVK